The following is a genomic window from Methylomarinum vadi.
AGGGGTTATTGACCGTGCACAGTCGATCGGTGACGATGCGAGTGCCTATCAAGGGACCTATGACATTCGGTCGCGGTGTGGAGATCAGCGTTAATTTCGACGAATCCTCGTTCGTTGGCGGCAGTTGTTTTTTACTGGGCGCGATACTGGAGCGATTTTTTTGCAAATATGTATCGATCAACAGTTTCACTCAAGTAGTCATTAAAACCCGAGAACGTGGCGAGATTATGCGATGGCCGGTCAGAACAGGCACCCGAACTTTGATTTAGAACCGCTCGATCAGTTGCGGCAAGCGCCTTATAAATTCGATTTTTATCAGGCCTTGCGGCTGATGGAGTGCCTGAATAAAAAGAAACCGCGCTTGGGGTATTCGGCCAAACCGGCCGACGATCTTGTTCGCCTGGGGCAAAAGCCCAGTATGCAGTTCGCGCCGTCGATGCTGGCTTCTTTCAAGCTCGATGGCAAACGGGCGGCCGTATTGAAAGTATTTTTTTTCGGCGTGTTCGGCCCCAACGGTCCATTGCCTTTGCATTTGACCGAGTATGCCCGAAGCCGGATACGGCACGCCAAAGACGAGACCTTCGCCGAATTCGCCGATTTGTTTCACCACCGTCTGCTAAGCTTGTTTTATCGTGCCTGGGCCGATAAAGAACCGACCGTGCAATTGGACCGGCCGGATCATGACCGTTTCAGTTTTTATGTCGGATCGCTGACCGGCATGGCGGAACCATCGCTGCGTAAACGCGATGAAATTTCGGATCATACCAAACTGCATTTTGCGGCACATTTAGCGTGTCATTGCCGGCATGCCGAAGGTCTTCAGGTCATATTGCAAGACTATTTTCAAGTACCGGTACGACTGGATGAATTCGTCGGCGAATGGCTGGATATGCCCGCTGACAGTTATTGTTTTCTTGATCAGGATGAAACGACCGGACAATTGGGCGTTTCGACGGTGATCGGAACGCGCAGTTGGCAATGCCAACATAAATTCCGTATTACCATCGGGCCATTAACGTTAGAGCAATATGAAAAAATGCTGCCGAACGGGGAAAATTTGACTAAGCTTCATGGCCTGGTCAGGAACTATGTCGGTTTTGAATTGACTTGGGATGTTAACCTGGTTTTAAAAGCCGCCGAAGTCCCTTCGCTACAACTTGGTGGCCATGGCAGGCTCGGCTGGACAAGCTGGCTGCAAGCTGGTAAAAGACAACAAGCGGTGAATGATTTGTTTCTCAACATGGAGCGGATGGTATGACAGAAATTAGCCGAACAGCGTTGTTTGGAAAACTCAATAACGTGGCTTACAAAGGCATCGAAAGCGCTACGGTGTTTTGTAAGATGCGCGGCAATGCCTATGTTGAGCTGGTACATTGGCTGCATCAAATCCTGCAATTACAGGATTCCGACCTTCACCGCATTATTAAACGCTTCGAATTGAACCCTTCCCATCTGGCCCGTGATTTTACCGATTCCCTGGATCGTTTGCCCGCCGGGGCGACCGCTATTTCCGATCTGTCCGCGCATGTCGAACAGGCCGTTGAGCAAGGTTGGCTGTATGCCAGCTTGATGTATGGCAGCAATCAGGTGCGCAGCGGCCATTTGATCGTCGGTATCGTCAAAACACCGGATCTGCGCAATAACTTATATGCCATCTCCGGTCAGTTCAAAAAGATCAATACCGATACGCTGCTGGATGAATTCGATAAGATCGTTTCCGGTTCTCCCGAAGATAATTTGTCTGCCCATGACGGCAGCGCGCTTGCCGGCAATGCTGCTCCCGGCGAATATTCGGGCGCCATGCCGCCGGCGCAAATGGGCAAACAGGCTGCTTTACAACAGTTTTCGGTAGATCTGACCGAGGCCGCCCGCAAGGGCGATCTCGATCCGATCGTCGGCCGAGATGACGAAATTCGTCAAGTCATCGACATTTTGATGCGCCGCCGGCAAAACAACCCGATTTTGACCGGCGAGGCCGGCGTCGGCAAGACAGCCGTGGTCGAAGGCTTTGCCCAACGTATTGCCGCCGGCGATGTGCCGCCGCCGTTGCAAAATGTCAGCATCCGCACGTTGGACCTGGGCTTGCTGCAAGCCGGCGCCAGCATGAAGGGCGAATTCGAAAACCGGCTGCGCCAGGTGATCGAGGAAGTCCAAGCCTCGGAAAAACCGATCATTTTGTTCATCGACGAAGCGCATACCTTGATCGGCGCCGGCGGGGCGGCCGGCACCGGCGATGCCGCCAATCTGCTCAAGCCGGCCTTGGCCAGAGGGTCATTGCGCACGGTTGCCGCGACCACTTGGGCCGAGTACAAGAAACATTTCGAGAAAGACCCCGCCTTGACCCGCCGTTTCCAGGTCGTCAAGGTCGACGAGCCGAGCGAAGACAAGGCTCTGATGATGATGCGCGGCGTCGCGGCCGTCATGGAAAAGCATCATCAGGTATTATTGCTCGATGAGGCGTTGGAGGATTCCGTCAAATTGTCGCACCGTTATATTCCCGACCGGCAGTTGCCGGATAAATCGGTCAGTGTGCTGGATACTGCCTGCGCCCGGGTCGCGATCAGTCAATCGGCCGTGCCGGCGAAAGTCGATGACTGTCGCCGTCGTATCGAGGCGCTCAAGGTGGAAGCCGGGATTATCGAGCGGGAAAGTGCGGTCGGTATCGAGATCAAGGATCGCAAGGAAGTTGTC
Proteins encoded in this region:
- the tssG gene encoding type VI secretion system baseplate subunit TssG, whose amino-acid sequence is MAGQNRHPNFDLEPLDQLRQAPYKFDFYQALRLMECLNKKKPRLGYSAKPADDLVRLGQKPSMQFAPSMLASFKLDGKRAAVLKVFFFGVFGPNGPLPLHLTEYARSRIRHAKDETFAEFADLFHHRLLSLFYRAWADKEPTVQLDRPDHDRFSFYVGSLTGMAEPSLRKRDEISDHTKLHFAAHLACHCRHAEGLQVILQDYFQVPVRLDEFVGEWLDMPADSYCFLDQDETTGQLGVSTVIGTRSWQCQHKFRITIGPLTLEQYEKMLPNGENLTKLHGLVRNYVGFELTWDVNLVLKAAEVPSLQLGGHGRLGWTSWLQAGKRQQAVNDLFLNMERMV
- the tssH gene encoding type VI secretion system ATPase TssH gives rise to the protein MTEISRTALFGKLNNVAYKGIESATVFCKMRGNAYVELVHWLHQILQLQDSDLHRIIKRFELNPSHLARDFTDSLDRLPAGATAISDLSAHVEQAVEQGWLYASLMYGSNQVRSGHLIVGIVKTPDLRNNLYAISGQFKKINTDTLLDEFDKIVSGSPEDNLSAHDGSALAGNAAPGEYSGAMPPAQMGKQAALQQFSVDLTEAARKGDLDPIVGRDDEIRQVIDILMRRRQNNPILTGEAGVGKTAVVEGFAQRIAAGDVPPPLQNVSIRTLDLGLLQAGASMKGEFENRLRQVIEEVQASEKPIILFIDEAHTLIGAGGAAGTGDAANLLKPALARGSLRTVAATTWAEYKKHFEKDPALTRRFQVVKVDEPSEDKALMMMRGVAAVMEKHHQVLLLDEALEDSVKLSHRYIPDRQLPDKSVSVLDTACARVAISQSAVPAKVDDCRRRIEALKVEAGIIERESAVGIEIKDRKEVVDSKLQEEQQRLEQLEQRWQQEKEVVEQILQLRAQLRGETVVDTSPEQGESADEENAPSTDSAVEIQPEELKQQLKDLQVKLNDLQGEQPLMFPTVDGQAISSVIADWTGIPVGRMVKNEIEAILQLGDTLNKRVIGQRHALDMIARRVQTSRASLDNPGKPIGVFLLCGPSGVGKTETGLALAEALYGGEENIITINMSEYQEAHTVSTLKGSPPGYVGYGEGGILTEAVRRRPYSVILLDEVEKAHPDVHEIFFQVFDKGWMEDAEGRFIDFKNTIILLTSNAGTDLIMNLCKDPDLMPDAEGIAKALREPLLKIFPAALLGRLVTIPYYPLSDEMLKAIIKLQLSRIEKRVKANHGIPFTYDEAVIQLIADRCNELESGARVVDAILTNTVLPTVSQEFLTKMMTGEPLSAIRIEVENGEFSYRFE